AGCTGCTCGAAGGTCGGTGCGAGATCCTCGGCGAGCGGGGCGAGGGGCTCGAGCTCACGGGCGAGATCTTCGGGCCAGGTGAGCCTCCGGCTTCCGCTGCGCTGGTCACGGATTCCCATGCGCGAAGACACCAGAAACCCGTTCACTTCGTACGCGGGCCACGTACCCCAGTACCCGACGATGCCCACGGAAACTCCCGCGTCGCCGAGAAGCATCCACACCGGTTTGGCGCGCCAGTGCACGCTCTGGATCTCCGTGAGGCGCCCTCGAGGCTCGTAGAACCCGCGCTCGAAGTGCTCGCGCGAGACGGCGGGGCTCAACGAGACGGTCTCTTTTCGTGTCCCGTCGATCACGCTCACGAAGCCCAGCTCTCCCGCGAGCCGTCGTCGATCGGAGGAATCCTCCCGTTCCGAGGGGCGGCTCTGCCGGGCGAAAACGAGCTCGAGTCGGTTCTGTCCCGGGCGGAGGTTCGTGGCCGCTACCGGGATGGAAAACTCGGTCCATGCGACCGGCACCTGCAGCGTCTCGAGTCGTTCGCCATTCCAGATGACATCCACACCCTGCTCGCCGTTCGGCTCGTAGCTTCTGAGCTTCAACCGCAGCACGAAGGGCGCTCGCCCCTCGAACTGTGGCAGTCGAATCGTCGCTCGCGCCGGGTCGTCTTCCGAGCCCATCCAGACCGACGCCGTTCCGGGAATGGGCAGCACGAAGTCGCGAATGCCGTGTTTTTCCGGGACCTTTCCGGTAGCGACGGAAGCCCACACGATCGGAGAAGCGAAGTAGCGGCGGGAGCCCTCGCGCATGACGCGGCGAGAGGGCCAGGATTGTAACGGCCCCGAAGTCCCCGAGGCCATGAGTCGCTCGAAATTTGGAAGGCGCTTTTCGGCGCGTAGCTCGTCGACGATGTCGAGGCTCCCACCGTCGAGCCCGATCAAAACCACGAGTGGCGGTCGGTCGCTCTGGCCACAAAACGAGACGCAGGTGCACAAGGCGGCGAGGAAGATAGGGCGCATCATCGCGACGCTCATCTTAACGCGACCGAAGGCTATACTGGTTCGAGGATCATGACTCTCCTGGCATGGATGATGGCGGCTCTCGTGGGAGCTCAATCCCTGGGCGAGGTCGCTG
This genomic interval from Vicinamibacteria bacterium contains the following:
- a CDS encoding alkaline phosphatase family protein, whose protein sequence is MMRPIFLAALCTCVSFCGQSDRPPLVVLIGLDGGSLDIVDELRAEKRLPNFERLMASGTSGPLQSWPSRRVMREGSRRYFASPIVWASVATGKVPEKHGIRDFVLPIPGTASVWMGSEDDPARATIRLPQFEGRAPFVLRLKLRSYEPNGEQGVDVIWNGERLETLQVPVAWTEFSIPVAATNLRPGQNRLELVFARQSRPSEREDSSDRRRLAGELGFVSVIDGTRKETVSLSPAVSREHFERGFYEPRGRLTEIQSVHWRAKPVWMLLGDAGVSVGIVGYWGTWPAYEVNGFLVSSRMGIRDQRSGSRRLTWPEDLARELEPLAPLAEDLAPTFEQLHVSECEQPFIDRSSVLKKILIQDTYYVRLAKRLLPRMDSGLFTIYLRSLDVAGHVTLHWRAGAPLPANCPDSLREVMDETYVQVDAWIGEILDAVPRRATVIVVSDHGMQPIDGAGHHAPFGLFIASGENIRRGRSFHGSTVLDVAPTLLHAFAQPVPLDMDGKVLAALFEEDWLRSNPLRFIDADTSMSVEGGETTEASEEVLEELRALGYIE